The Georgenia sp. TF02-10 genome window below encodes:
- a CDS encoding VanW family protein: MATDTPGDGIARERARATDGSAHEGESRRLSDLDAVLAARRQEDAATEEISGAAGSGGTERATEPGRTEEIGRTEDIGGTEETAGTERPAGSRAGEDTAGTTQGTAEVAETNRIAETGVTEDTARTEQLAAEPAGTGAPTTAAPAPTDADTWRSWRRVDDRARVPAGAPGSHPEQTQVLPAAAPPPASRGWGDAPETEEMNRSPLAGFPAEEPKRRSHRGLVLTLVILAVLVVGYGAAAWFLGDRTPNGTTVAGVGIGGLPRAEATERLETELGPLASEPIPVAVGERAATIDPATAGLGFDAAATVHDLTGFTLDPRVLWGRLTDLGDVEPVTTVDEAALEQAVAAAATELDVAPVEGFITFAGAAPEVTEPVPGSAVAVDDAATVVRREWLTAARPLQLPAEEVPPTIGPDAVQTALTTLAEPLVSGPVAVDVGGTLAELSPEQLAANAAFVPEGGALHLQLDGEGLAAAVSEGNPGIVVAGEDAKIVLQGGAPTIVPSTTGKGLAPDAVAEAVLKAGTSTDRTAEVPLVESEPDFTTAEAEALGVKEVIGEFSTPMPYDPVRTSNLKLGTQRVSNVLVLPGKEFSLLDAIAPITAANGYVSSGVVEEGFATTALGGGLSQLSTTLYNAAFFAGMDDVAHTPHSRWFSRYPQGREATVWEPAKDMVWRNNTDFGVLVEAWVSADQVHARLWGTDVWDVQTSTSDRYNIVPPKTVTNPSPECKPESAGEPGFTVTVTRQRSRDGVAVDPEKWTWTYSPWNKVVCQ; encoded by the coding sequence GTGGCAACGGACACGCCGGGCGACGGCATCGCGCGCGAGCGCGCACGCGCGACAGACGGCTCGGCGCACGAGGGGGAGTCCCGGCGGCTGAGCGACCTCGACGCCGTGCTCGCCGCGCGCCGCCAGGAGGACGCCGCGACCGAGGAGATCTCCGGGGCGGCGGGCTCCGGCGGGACCGAGCGCGCCACAGAGCCTGGCCGGACCGAGGAGATCGGCCGCACCGAGGACATCGGCGGGACCGAGGAGACCGCCGGGACCGAGCGCCCTGCAGGGTCTCGTGCGGGCGAGGACACCGCCGGGACCACCCAGGGCACCGCGGAGGTCGCCGAGACCAACCGGATCGCGGAGACCGGCGTGACCGAGGACACCGCCCGGACCGAGCAGCTCGCCGCGGAGCCCGCCGGGACCGGGGCCCCCACCACGGCCGCACCCGCGCCCACCGACGCCGACACCTGGCGCAGCTGGCGCCGCGTCGACGACCGCGCCCGGGTCCCCGCCGGCGCCCCCGGCTCGCACCCCGAGCAGACCCAGGTCCTGCCGGCGGCGGCCCCGCCGCCGGCGAGCCGCGGCTGGGGCGACGCCCCGGAGACTGAGGAGATGAACCGGTCCCCGCTCGCGGGCTTCCCAGCCGAGGAGCCCAAGCGGCGGTCGCACCGCGGCCTGGTCCTCACCCTGGTCATCCTCGCCGTCCTGGTCGTGGGATACGGCGCCGCCGCCTGGTTCCTCGGCGACCGCACGCCCAACGGCACCACCGTCGCCGGCGTCGGCATCGGTGGCCTGCCCCGCGCCGAGGCCACCGAGCGGCTGGAGACCGAGCTCGGGCCGCTGGCCAGCGAGCCCATCCCGGTCGCCGTCGGCGAGCGGGCCGCCACCATCGACCCCGCCACCGCCGGCCTGGGCTTCGACGCGGCGGCCACGGTGCACGACCTCACCGGCTTCACGCTCGACCCCCGCGTCCTGTGGGGCCGGCTGACCGACCTCGGCGATGTCGAGCCGGTCACCACCGTCGACGAGGCGGCGCTGGAGCAGGCCGTCGCGGCCGCCGCCACCGAGCTCGACGTCGCCCCGGTCGAGGGCTTCATCACCTTCGCCGGCGCCGCCCCGGAGGTCACCGAGCCGGTCCCGGGCAGCGCGGTCGCCGTCGACGACGCCGCCACCGTGGTCCGCCGGGAGTGGCTGACCGCCGCCCGGCCGCTGCAGCTGCCCGCCGAGGAGGTCCCGCCGACGATCGGGCCGGACGCGGTGCAGACGGCGCTGACCACCCTGGCCGAGCCGCTGGTCTCCGGGCCGGTGGCGGTCGACGTCGGCGGCACGCTCGCCGAGCTCAGCCCCGAGCAGCTCGCCGCCAACGCCGCGTTCGTCCCCGAGGGCGGGGCGCTGCACCTCCAGCTCGACGGCGAGGGCCTCGCCGCCGCCGTCAGCGAGGGCAACCCCGGCATCGTCGTCGCTGGGGAGGACGCCAAGATCGTCCTTCAGGGCGGGGCGCCGACCATCGTGCCCTCCACCACCGGCAAGGGGCTCGCGCCGGACGCCGTCGCCGAGGCCGTGCTGAAGGCCGGCACCTCCACCGACCGCACCGCCGAGGTGCCGCTGGTGGAGTCCGAGCCGGACTTCACCACCGCCGAGGCCGAGGCGCTGGGGGTCAAGGAGGTCATCGGCGAGTTCAGCACCCCGATGCCGTACGACCCGGTCCGCACCTCCAACCTCAAGCTCGGGACGCAGCGGGTGAGCAACGTCCTCGTCCTGCCCGGCAAGGAGTTCTCCCTGCTCGACGCCATCGCGCCGATCACCGCGGCCAACGGGTACGTCTCCTCCGGCGTCGTGGAGGAGGGCTTCGCGACCACCGCGCTGGGCGGGGGGCTGTCCCAGCTCTCCACCACGCTGTACAACGCGGCCTTCTTCGCCGGGATGGACGACGTCGCCCACACCCCGCACTCGCGGTGGTTCTCCCGCTACCCGCAGGGCCGGGAGGCCACCGTCTGGGAGCCGGCGAAGGACATGGTGTGGCGCAACAACACCGACTTCGGGGTGCTGGTCGAGGCGTGGGTCAGCGCCGACCAGGTGCACGCGCGGCTGTGGGGCACCGACGTGTGGGACGTGCAGACGTCGACCTCGGACCGGTACAACATCGTCCCGCCGAAGACGGTCACCAACCCGTCGCCTGAGTGCAAGCCCGAGTCGGCGGGAGAGCCGGGCTTCACCGTCACGGTGACCCGGCAGCGCTCCCGCGACGGCGTGGCGGTGGACCCGGAGAAGTGGACCTGGACCTACAGCCCGTGGAACAAGGTCGTCTGCCAGTAG
- a CDS encoding 2-hydroxymuconic semialdehyde dehydrogenase, with product MSTDDGAAAPGAGPAGEAGAGAPGQAAARGGVPGQAAAATGGQPAPPWLRWQVGERVVVRYRAADGVHDALGDLLAVTPDGVVVRTRRGDVPVPGAAMVIGKRVPPPPRRRTGGVRRK from the coding sequence ATGAGCACTGACGACGGCGCCGCGGCGCCCGGGGCGGGGCCGGCGGGCGAGGCGGGTGCGGGCGCGCCGGGTCAGGCCGCGGCGCGTGGGGGCGTGCCGGGTCAGGCCGCGGCGGCGACCGGCGGCCAGCCGGCGCCGCCCTGGCTCCGGTGGCAGGTCGGGGAGCGGGTGGTGGTGCGCTACCGGGCGGCGGACGGCGTGCACGACGCCCTCGGCGACCTCCTCGCGGTGACGCCGGACGGGGTCGTGGTGCGCACCCGCCGGGGCGACGTGCCGGTCCCCGGCGCGGCGATGGTCATCGGCAAGCGGGTGCCGCCGCCGCCGCGCCGGCGGACGGGCGGAGTGCGCAGGAAGTAA
- a CDS encoding DUF6113 family protein, whose product MRDTRRAVPAPDRAAVLVNGVVAVITGVVVGACGTLVHRWETPAGLVLALLLVLSGGVFARAAGGGALLLLHGFVAVATTLALTFAGPGGDVLVTDQPLGYAWLLGLVVALVAVAPTPRSWYAETPLGRRGA is encoded by the coding sequence ATGAGAGACACGAGAAGGGCGGTGCCCGCCCCGGACCGCGCGGCGGTGCTGGTCAACGGCGTCGTCGCCGTCATCACCGGGGTCGTCGTGGGTGCCTGCGGGACCCTGGTCCACCGCTGGGAGACGCCGGCCGGTCTGGTGCTCGCGCTCCTCCTGGTGCTCAGCGGCGGCGTCTTCGCCCGGGCTGCCGGCGGCGGCGCGCTGCTGCTCCTGCACGGCTTCGTGGCCGTGGCCACCACGCTCGCCCTGACGTTCGCGGGACCGGGCGGCGACGTCCTGGTCACCGACCAGCCGCTCGGCTACGCCTGGCTCCTCGGCCTGGTGGTCGCCCTGGTCGCCGTCGCCCCGACCCCCCGGTCCTGGTACGCCGAGACCCCGCTGGGCAGACGCGGTGCCTGA
- a CDS encoding PIG-L family deacetylase: MARTPPPDQAPLPTGGLLGVFAHPDDETLGAGGLLAMAARAGVGVAVVTGTRGERGQVIPADLAHLAGNGLALARRRERELAHALHALGVTAHRFLDALPGLTGQRPARFTDSGMVGARMGMAEPAADAGPSALAAVPLDVPARLLAAVVRSSRPQVVITEEPGGGYGHPDHVRIHEITMAAVALAADAPPQPDDAEDPLTGLAPWRVPVVGWLVESEPRYRDALHWLETTVREHPQFGVRGDALATFPADADLPSLVRDPAEVDLTVDVTPALAQIATAMRAHRTQVQSVRVLDLGLAENRGLPACGWFAVSNGLLLPVLDTTSLQLAPGHDRTDELQATREVDGLARDRLGARRGTDRLAAFLGAEVAA, encoded by the coding sequence ATGGCCCGCACGCCCCCGCCCGACCAGGCACCGCTGCCCACCGGCGGCCTGCTCGGCGTCTTCGCCCACCCGGACGACGAGACCCTCGGGGCCGGCGGCCTGCTGGCCATGGCCGCCCGCGCGGGGGTCGGCGTCGCCGTGGTCACCGGCACCCGCGGCGAGCGCGGGCAGGTGATCCCCGCCGACCTCGCCCACCTCGCCGGTAACGGCCTGGCGCTGGCGCGCCGGCGGGAGCGGGAGCTTGCCCACGCCCTCCACGCCCTCGGGGTCACCGCGCACCGCTTCCTCGACGCCCTGCCCGGGCTGACCGGGCAGCGCCCCGCCCGGTTCACCGACTCCGGGATGGTCGGGGCACGGATGGGCATGGCCGAGCCCGCCGCGGACGCCGGACCCAGCGCCCTGGCCGCCGTGCCGCTGGACGTGCCCGCGCGGCTGCTCGCCGCCGTCGTCCGCAGCAGCCGCCCGCAGGTCGTGATCACCGAGGAGCCCGGCGGCGGCTACGGCCACCCCGACCACGTCCGCATCCACGAGATCACGATGGCCGCCGTCGCGCTCGCCGCCGACGCCCCGCCCCAGCCGGACGACGCCGAGGACCCGCTGACCGGCCTGGCGCCGTGGCGGGTGCCGGTGGTCGGCTGGCTGGTGGAGAGCGAGCCCCGGTACCGCGACGCGCTGCACTGGCTGGAGACCACGGTCCGCGAGCACCCCCAGTTCGGCGTCCGGGGCGACGCGCTCGCCACCTTCCCGGCCGACGCCGACCTGCCGTCCCTGGTCCGCGACCCGGCGGAGGTCGACCTCACGGTCGACGTCACCCCGGCCCTGGCCCAGATTGCGACGGCGATGCGCGCCCACCGCACCCAGGTCCAGAGCGTGCGGGTGCTGGACCTGGGCCTGGCGGAGAACCGCGGCCTCCCGGCCTGCGGCTGGTTCGCCGTCAGCAACGGGCTGCTGCTGCCGGTGCTGGACACCACCAGCCTGCAGCTCGCGCCGGGGCACGACCGCACCGACGAGCTGCAGGCCACCCGAGAGGTCGACGGGCTCGCCCGGGACCGGCTCGGTGCGCGCCGGGGCACCGACCGGCTCGCCGCGTTCCTCGGGGCCGAGGTGGCGGCATGA
- the dapC gene encoding succinyldiaminopimelate transaminase, with protein MPRPGSALPDFPWDSLAGAKTRAAAHPDGIVDLSVGTPVDPTPAVAQDALRAAANAPGYPQTVGTLALREAITGWFARRRRVPGLGVDAVLPTIGSKELVALLPTLLGLGPGDLVLHPATAYPTYDVGARLAGATPVPVGPDPAEWPDDVVGLVWLNSPGNPDGHVLSAAQLAAVVSWARDRGAVVAADECYAELPWAEPWTGTAVPSLLDPAVCGGSHERLLVLYSLSKQSNLAGYRAAFAAGDRALVGSLTEVRRHAGMMVPAPVQAAMVAALGDDAHVTAQRERYRSRRALLLDAVHAAGLRLDPESVAGLYLWVRAADGAATSWQLVDALAHRGILVAPGTFYGAQGEGYVRVALTATDERVAAAAGRLRDGGPLV; from the coding sequence GTGCCGCGGCCCGGCAGTGCGCTGCCCGACTTCCCCTGGGACTCCCTGGCCGGCGCCAAGACCCGCGCGGCCGCCCACCCCGACGGGATCGTCGACCTCTCGGTCGGCACGCCCGTGGACCCCACCCCCGCCGTCGCCCAGGACGCCCTGCGCGCCGCCGCTAACGCCCCCGGCTACCCCCAGACGGTGGGCACGCTCGCGCTCCGCGAGGCCATCACCGGCTGGTTCGCCCGGCGCCGGCGCGTGCCCGGCCTCGGCGTCGACGCGGTGCTGCCGACCATCGGCTCCAAGGAGCTCGTCGCGCTCCTGCCGACGCTGCTCGGGCTGGGTCCGGGGGACCTCGTGCTGCACCCGGCGACGGCGTACCCCACCTACGACGTCGGCGCCCGGCTCGCCGGCGCCACCCCCGTCCCCGTCGGCCCCGACCCCGCCGAGTGGCCGGACGACGTCGTGGGGCTGGTCTGGCTGAACTCCCCGGGCAACCCGGACGGGCACGTGCTCTCCGCCGCCCAGCTGGCCGCGGTGGTGTCCTGGGCGCGGGACCGCGGCGCCGTCGTCGCCGCCGACGAGTGCTACGCCGAGCTGCCCTGGGCCGAGCCTTGGACCGGCACCGCGGTGCCCTCGCTGCTGGACCCCGCGGTGTGCGGCGGCTCCCACGAGCGGCTGCTCGTGCTGTACTCCCTGTCCAAGCAGTCCAACCTCGCCGGGTACCGGGCGGCGTTCGCGGCGGGGGACCGGGCGCTCGTCGGGTCGCTCACCGAGGTGCGCCGGCACGCCGGGATGATGGTGCCCGCCCCGGTCCAGGCGGCGATGGTCGCGGCGCTGGGCGACGACGCGCACGTCACCGCCCAGCGGGAGCGCTACCGCTCCCGCCGCGCGCTGCTGCTCGACGCCGTCCACGCCGCCGGGCTGCGGCTGGACCCGGAGTCCGTCGCCGGGCTGTACCTGTGGGTGCGCGCCGCCGACGGCGCCGCCACCTCCTGGCAGCTCGTGGACGCCCTGGCCCACCGCGGCATCCTCGTCGCGCCCGGCACCTTCTACGGGGCCCAGGGGGAGGGGTACGTCCGGGTGGCGCTGACCGCCACCGACGAGCGCGTCGCAGCCGCCGCCGGCCGGCTGCGGGACGGCGGCCCGCTGGTGTAG
- the fdxA gene encoding ferredoxin, with product MTYVIAQPCVDIKDRACVDECPVDCIYEGKRSLYIHPDECVDCGACEPVCPVEAIYYEDDVPAEWSDYYRANVEFFNDLGSPGGAAKMGVIDKDDPMIAALPPQA from the coding sequence GTGACCTACGTCATCGCCCAGCCGTGCGTGGACATCAAGGACAGGGCGTGCGTCGACGAGTGCCCGGTCGACTGCATCTACGAGGGCAAGCGCTCGCTGTACATCCACCCGGACGAGTGCGTGGACTGCGGGGCGTGCGAGCCGGTGTGCCCGGTCGAGGCCATCTACTACGAGGACGACGTGCCGGCCGAGTGGTCGGACTACTACCGCGCGAACGTGGAGTTCTTCAACGACCTCGGCTCCCCGGGCGGCGCGGCCAAGATGGGCGTCATCGACAAGGACGACCCCATGATCGCGGCCCTGCCCCCGCAGGCCTGA
- a CDS encoding flavin reductase family protein, with the protein MPDQSDLIDRFRATMARRPAGVTVVSVRHAGLDLAMTATDVASVSLRPPMVLFCVYTDARLREALDEVDTWALSVLDRNGAVAADRLAMPGRPAFGQLVGIAHHRGAASGAALLDDAQGWVECRTAWIRNAGDHDVVVGEVLDARLGATGTGGLVHHLGRVRPLP; encoded by the coding sequence GTGCCTGACCAGTCGGACCTGATCGACCGCTTCCGGGCCACGATGGCCCGTCGCCCCGCCGGCGTCACCGTGGTCAGCGTGCGCCACGCCGGCCTCGACCTGGCGATGACGGCCACCGACGTCGCGTCGGTGTCCCTGCGCCCGCCGATGGTGCTCTTCTGCGTCTACACCGATGCGCGGCTGCGGGAGGCCCTGGACGAGGTCGACACCTGGGCGCTCAGCGTCCTGGACCGCAACGGTGCGGTGGCCGCCGACCGGCTGGCCATGCCCGGCCGTCCCGCCTTCGGCCAGCTCGTCGGGATCGCGCACCACCGCGGCGCGGCCTCCGGTGCCGCGCTGCTCGACGACGCCCAGGGCTGGGTGGAGTGCCGCACCGCCTGGATCCGTAACGCCGGTGACCACGACGTGGTCGTCGGCGAGGTGCTCGACGCCCGGCTCGGCGCCACGGGCACCGGCGGGCTCGTGCACCACCTCGGCCGGGTGCGGCCCCTGCCGTGA
- a CDS encoding PH domain-containing protein, with translation MGPTVVLRAAGSRGYAVLSWVVAAVLLVMFFGNGGGREVAEYGAVPLVLAVLGWAVFWRPAVLVSPAGVRVVNVFRTIEVPWSALEEVETRWGLRLHTTGGRVRAWATPARGGMAHRRVEEVPTHLLDLDVAGEFHITGSAEVAGQVIEARLAAVRAGNGSNGAAGPTAGAPPDQPLETGRVRRRLDVVPIAGVAGSGLLAVVTARLLG, from the coding sequence GTGGGTCCGACCGTCGTCCTCCGCGCTGCCGGCAGCCGGGGCTATGCCGTCCTCTCCTGGGTGGTCGCCGCCGTCCTCCTCGTCATGTTCTTCGGCAACGGCGGCGGCCGGGAGGTCGCGGAGTACGGCGCCGTCCCCCTGGTGCTGGCCGTCCTCGGGTGGGCCGTGTTCTGGCGGCCGGCGGTGCTGGTCTCCCCGGCGGGGGTGCGGGTGGTGAACGTGTTCCGCACGATCGAGGTGCCCTGGTCCGCGCTCGAGGAGGTGGAGACCCGGTGGGGGTTGCGGCTGCACACCACCGGTGGGCGGGTGCGGGCGTGGGCCACGCCGGCCCGGGGCGGTATGGCGCACCGCCGCGTCGAGGAGGTCCCCACGCACCTGCTGGACCTGGACGTCGCCGGCGAGTTCCACATCACCGGGAGCGCGGAGGTGGCCGGGCAGGTGATCGAGGCCCGGCTCGCGGCCGTCCGCGCCGGCAACGGCAGCAACGGCGCCGCCGGCCCAACCGCCGGGGCTCCCCCGGACCAGCCCCTGGAGACCGGGCGTGTCCGTCGCCGGCTGGACGTTGTCCCCATCGCCGGCGTCGCGGGCTCGGGGCTGCTCGCGGTGGTGACCGCCCGGCTGCTCGGCTGA
- a CDS encoding excisionase family DNA-binding protein yields the protein MCIAQSPGGMPSHSITITPEDVHASAGRAGARPGWLDEIADYVRRAASEGEQVTLTAKRRMMTPAQVAEAMGVSRSTISRKITAGELRAVRVGNRNRIPYEEFRRFWQQTMGDVIELTRDDIRTDLLGG from the coding sequence GTGTGCATCGCCCAGTCGCCTGGGGGCATGCCATCGCACAGCATCACCATCACCCCGGAAGACGTTCACGCCTCCGCCGGGCGGGCGGGTGCCCGCCCGGGTTGGCTGGACGAGATCGCCGACTACGTGCGACGCGCCGCCTCGGAGGGCGAGCAGGTGACGCTGACCGCGAAGCGGCGGATGATGACACCCGCGCAGGTCGCCGAGGCGATGGGGGTGTCCCGTTCGACGATCTCGCGGAAGATCACGGCCGGGGAGCTGCGCGCTGTGAGGGTCGGCAACCGGAACCGGATCCCGTACGAGGAGTTCCGGCGGTTCTGGCAGCAGACGATGGGCGATGTCATCGAGCTCACGCGCGACGACATCCGAACTGACCTTCTTGGTGGCTGA
- the typA gene encoding translational GTPase TypA, whose protein sequence is MPVRSDLRNVAIVAHVDHGKTTLVDAMLWQSGAFGEHQHVDERAMDSGDLEREKGITILAKNTAVHYRGPAAQAAGLTDGVVINVIDTPGHADFGGEVERGLSMVDGVVLLVDASEGPLPQTRFVLGKALAARLPVVLVVNKVDRPDSRISEVVAESTDLLLGLASDLAEEGTDLDLDAVLDVPVVYASAKAGRASLTQPADGALPDSPDLDPLFATILDKIPAPSYEDGAPLQAHVTNLDASPFLGRLALLRIRGGELRKGQTVAWARHDGTIKNVRVSELLRTEALERVPAESARAGDIVAVAGIEDITIGESLVDPDDPRPLPLITVDDPAIAMTIGINTSPLAGRVKGAKVTARQVKDRLDRELVGNVSLRVLPTDRPDAWEVQGRGELALAILVEQMRREGFELTVGKPQVVTRVIDGRRHEPMERMTIDVPEEHLGTVTQLMAARKGRMETMANHGTGWVRMEFVVPARGLIGFRTKFLTETRGTGIASSIAAGYEPWQGPIAQRSTGSLVADRAGSVTPFAMINLQERGSFFVEPTAEVYEGQVVGESSRNEDMDVNITKEKKLTNMRSSTADTFENLVPPRRLTLEESLEFAAEDECVEVTPEAVRIRKVILDAQERYKAASRNRRAAAAS, encoded by the coding sequence ATGCCTGTGCGCTCGGACCTGCGCAACGTCGCCATCGTCGCCCACGTCGACCACGGCAAGACCACCCTGGTCGACGCCATGCTCTGGCAGTCCGGCGCCTTCGGCGAGCACCAGCACGTGGACGAGCGCGCCATGGACTCCGGCGACCTCGAGCGCGAGAAGGGCATCACCATCCTCGCCAAGAACACCGCGGTGCACTACCGCGGGCCGGCCGCGCAGGCCGCCGGGCTGACTGACGGGGTGGTCATCAACGTCATCGACACCCCCGGCCACGCCGACTTCGGCGGTGAGGTCGAGCGCGGGCTGAGCATGGTCGACGGCGTCGTCCTGCTCGTGGACGCCTCCGAGGGCCCGCTGCCGCAGACCCGGTTCGTGCTCGGCAAGGCGCTGGCCGCCCGGCTGCCCGTCGTGCTCGTCGTCAACAAGGTCGACCGGCCCGACTCCCGCATTAGCGAGGTCGTCGCCGAGTCCACCGACCTGCTCCTCGGGCTGGCCTCCGACCTCGCCGAGGAGGGCACCGACCTCGACCTCGACGCCGTCCTCGACGTGCCCGTCGTCTACGCCTCGGCCAAGGCCGGCCGGGCCAGCCTCACCCAGCCCGCCGACGGCGCCCTGCCGGACAGCCCGGACCTGGACCCGCTGTTCGCGACCATCCTGGACAAGATCCCCGCGCCGAGCTACGAGGACGGCGCGCCGCTCCAGGCGCACGTGACCAACCTCGACGCCTCCCCGTTCCTGGGCCGGCTGGCGCTGCTGCGCATCCGGGGCGGGGAGCTCCGCAAGGGCCAGACCGTGGCCTGGGCCAGGCACGACGGCACGATCAAGAACGTGCGGGTCTCCGAGCTCCTCCGCACCGAGGCCCTCGAGCGGGTCCCCGCCGAGAGCGCCCGGGCCGGCGACATCGTCGCCGTCGCCGGGATCGAGGACATCACGATCGGGGAGTCGCTCGTCGACCCCGACGACCCCCGCCCGCTGCCGCTGATCACGGTGGACGACCCCGCCATCGCGATGACCATCGGCATCAACACCTCCCCCCTCGCCGGGCGGGTCAAGGGCGCCAAGGTCACCGCCCGGCAGGTCAAGGACCGGCTCGACCGCGAGCTCGTCGGCAACGTTTCCCTCCGGGTGCTGCCCACCGACCGGCCGGACGCCTGGGAGGTGCAGGGCCGCGGCGAGCTGGCCCTGGCCATCCTGGTGGAGCAGATGCGGCGGGAAGGCTTCGAGCTCACCGTCGGCAAGCCGCAGGTGGTCACTCGGGTCATCGACGGGCGCCGGCACGAGCCGATGGAGCGGATGACCATCGACGTGCCCGAGGAGCACCTGGGCACCGTCACCCAGCTGATGGCCGCCCGCAAGGGCCGGATGGAGACGATGGCGAACCACGGCACCGGGTGGGTGCGGATGGAGTTCGTCGTGCCCGCCCGCGGGCTGATCGGGTTCCGCACGAAGTTCCTCACCGAGACCCGCGGCACCGGGATCGCGTCCTCGATCGCCGCCGGCTACGAGCCGTGGCAGGGGCCGATCGCGCAGCGCAGCACCGGCTCGCTGGTCGCCGACCGGGCCGGCTCGGTGACGCCGTTCGCGATGATCAACCTCCAGGAGCGGGGGTCCTTCTTCGTCGAGCCCACGGCCGAGGTGTACGAGGGCCAGGTCGTCGGGGAGAGCTCGCGCAACGAGGACATGGACGTCAACATCACCAAGGAGAAGAAGCTGACGAACATGCGCTCCTCCACGGCGGACACGTTCGAGAACCTCGTGCCGCCGCGCCGGCTCACCCTCGAGGAGTCCCTCGAGTTCGCCGCCGAGGACGAGTGCGTGGAGGTCACCCCGGAGGCGGTCCGGATCCGCAAGGTCATCCTCGACGCCCAGGAGCGGTACAAGGCCGCCTCCCGGAACCGGCGGGCCGCCGCGGCGAGCTGA
- a CDS encoding Arc family DNA-binding protein, with amino-acid sequence MVPIASIVVRGLEESVKKRLAAQAKEHGRSMEAEVRDILTKAVRQPHIGLALMHAAQEAGGIEALPVPERVDVARSAELG; translated from the coding sequence GTGGTCCCGATCGCATCCATCGTCGTCCGTGGCCTGGAGGAGTCCGTGAAGAAGCGGCTCGCCGCCCAGGCGAAGGAGCACGGCCGCTCCATGGAGGCCGAGGTCCGCGACATCCTCACGAAGGCCGTGCGTCAGCCCCACATCGGCCTGGCGCTCATGCATGCGGCTCAGGAGGCCGGCGGGATCGAGGCTCTCCCCGTGCCCGAACGCGTGGACGTCGCGCGATCGGCGGAACTCGGCTGA